A genomic window from Fulvitalea axinellae includes:
- a CDS encoding helix-turn-helix transcriptional regulator — protein MSETVKIDSTNKLHDFFGYPEKPTHPLITLIDFSKIDLNTIKSGTRKIFNFYSITLKKVKGAGVIYGRKDYDFSEASLLCMAPEQLSIVTDIEKNAFMEGWGLYFHPELIRSSPLNNKMKDYTFFSYNMNEALHLSDKEKNTLQSVLQTIQEEFSDKLDSYSHDLIVSNLEVLLNYCNRYYGRQFITRSHHSKGIVSQFEKILTNYFESNQTKVNGLPSVKYCAEQLHLSPNYLGDLLKQETGKSAIDHIHYYLIEKAKNLLLNSSDSISEIAYDLGFEQRQSFSKLFKKKTGVSPKAYINSNLKLLRLPGR, from the coding sequence ATGAGTGAGACAGTGAAAATAGATTCTACAAATAAACTTCATGATTTTTTCGGCTACCCTGAAAAACCTACACATCCACTGATTACATTGATTGATTTCTCAAAAATAGACTTAAATACTATTAAAAGTGGTACACGAAAAATTTTCAATTTTTATTCTATTACCCTAAAAAAAGTTAAAGGAGCGGGAGTTATCTATGGACGAAAAGATTATGATTTTTCCGAAGCTTCTCTTTTATGTATGGCTCCTGAACAATTGAGCATTGTGACTGATATTGAAAAAAATGCCTTTATGGAAGGTTGGGGACTGTATTTTCATCCAGAATTAATTCGTTCCAGTCCATTGAATAATAAAATGAAGGACTATACTTTTTTTTCATACAATATGAACGAGGCTCTGCATTTATCCGATAAAGAAAAAAACACCTTGCAGTCAGTTCTTCAAACAATTCAAGAGGAATTTAGCGATAAGCTGGATTCTTATAGTCATGATTTAATAGTTTCCAATCTTGAAGTTCTACTTAATTACTGTAATCGTTACTATGGCAGACAATTTATAACACGTAGTCATCATAGCAAGGGAATTGTATCTCAGTTTGAAAAAATACTAACCAATTATTTTGAGTCAAATCAGACAAAAGTGAATGGGCTGCCATCAGTTAAGTATTGTGCCGAACAGTTACACTTATCCCCGAATTATCTTGGGGACTTATTAAAACAGGAAACAGGTAAAAGTGCTATTGATCATATTCATTACTACCTTATTGAAAAAGCAAAAAATTTATTATTGAATTCATCCGATTCGATAAGTGAAATTGCTTATGATTTAGGGTTCGAACAACGTCAAAGC